In the Carassius gibelio isolate Cgi1373 ecotype wild population from Czech Republic chromosome A2, carGib1.2-hapl.c, whole genome shotgun sequence genome, one interval contains:
- the LOC128031419 gene encoding SLIT and NTRK-like protein 3 has protein sequence MHLPAFGESMLWVTLLSTIALGWTTPIPLLDDSEEIDEPCFEPCYCEVKEGLFHVHCDSKGFTNVSQVSQSWLRPFKLYLQKNSLRKLYFNSFLHLNNAVAINLGNNALQDIHVGAFNGLSSLKRLYLHENKLEVFRNDTFLGLESLEYLQADYNVIKRIDSGAFRNLHKLRVLILNDNLIPMLPAFLFRSVSLTHLDLRGNRLKTLAYKGILEYIGRNLMEIQLEENPWNCVCDIIQLQVWLERIPYTAVVGEITCEYPFHLHGKDLREIKRSELCPLLNEAEIESILGILHLPFYTGRVRPTKPSSIVSPNQNTVSSVEQRERPSKPTKRPRPSKTPPTPRSVFPNQPPVAGYQTRPPIPIICPIGCTCNLHINDLGLTVNCKENGFRNISELMPRPLNAKKLYLSGNLIQRIHKSDFWNFSSLDLLHLGNNQIFYVQEGAFVNLPNLRSLYLNGNNIVKLTLDMFHGLHSLEYLYFEYNEIREIQPAAFSLMPSLQLVFLNNNLLQTLPMGAFAGTSLTRLNLRNNYFQCLPVTGVLEHLHAVVQIDLNQNPWDCSCDIIPLKEWLDTLSLVVIVGEVVCKTPELVSGKDLRSLNSEVICPELRQSSLSPAESDSGFVTTYPEVGPHPPKGAIPLSVLILSLLVLFVSAFFAAAALCAYALKKREKLPFRKQGEVGLAGIQMECGIFTEQPPTLPETPPSNHVYDSIGASSSHMCSNPVYKSRQEESGQKHPFSETKESGSHYRTLVEKEKEWTMAISSSPINTIVTVGMPCGDIASFHENGILCPTVIDSQGPTPKVGLVDSLFVTTSQFSNLPDRHTHPPSEYPHAKQDARQMQMITNTTGTRTGCPNQTQSDYPELRARLKTKMDYIDMLERSYQF, from the coding sequence ATGCACTTGCCTGCTTTTGGTGAAAGCATGTTGTGGGTTACACTGCTAAGCACAATTGCACTTGGATGGACGACTCCTATCCCTCTACTTGATGATTCAGAAGAAATAGATGAGCCTTGCTTTGAGCCCTGCTACTGCGAAGTGAAGGAAGGCTTGTTTCATGTTCATTGTGATAGCAAAGGATTTACAAATGTTAGCCAAGTCTCACAGTCATGGCTTAGACCGTTCAAGCTCTACCTGCAGAAGAACTCTTTACGGAAGCTCTACTTCAACAGTTTTCTGCACTTGAACAATGCAGTGGCCATTAATCTGGGCAATAATGCCCTGCAGGATATCCATGTTGGGGCTTTCAATGGGTTGAGCTCCCTGAAGAGGTTGTACCTTCACGAAAACAAATTGGAAGTGTTCCGGAATGACACATTTCTCGGACTGGAGAGTTTAGAATACCTTCAGGCTGACTATAATGTTATCAAGAGAATAGACAGTGGGGCTTTCCGAAATCTCCACAAACTCAGAGTGCTTATCCTTAATGACAATTTAATACCAATGCTTCCAGCGTTTCTTTTCAGGTCTGTCTCTCTCACGCACCTTGACTTGAGAGGCAACCGACTAAAGACATTGGCTTATAAAGGGATTTTGGAATATATCGGTCGCAATCTTATGGAGATCCAGTTGGAGGAGAACCCTTGGAACTGTGTCTGCGATATCATCCAGCTTCAAGTCTGGCTGGAGCGGATTCCATACACTGCAGTTGTTGGTGAGATCACCTGCGAGTATCCTTTTCACCTCCACGGGAAGGACCTCAGAGAGATAAAACGCAGTGAGCTTTGTCCTTTATTGAATGAAGCCGAGATTGAGTCAATTCTAGGCATTCTCCACTTACCATTCTACACAGGGAGAGTGAGGCCTACAAAGCCGTCATCTATAGTCTCCCCCAATCAAAACACTGTTTCCTCTGTGGAACAAAGAGAAAGACCCTCAAAGCCAACAAAACGACCCAGGCCCTCAAAGACACCACCAACACCACGCAGCGTGTTCCCTAATCAGCCGCCTGTGGCCGGATACCAGACAAGGCCGCCTATACCGATCATTTGCCCCATTGGATGTACCTGTAACTTGCATATTAATGACCTTGGTTTGACAGTCAATTGCAAGGAAAATGGGTTTCGGAACATTTCTGAGTTAATGCCTCGACCCTTGAATGCTAAGAAGCTTTACTTAAGTGGAAATCTCATTCAGAGAATTCACAAGTCTGATTTTTGGAATTTTTCCAGTCTTGATTTATTGCACTTAGGAAACAATCAGATATTTTACGTCCAAGAGGGGGCTTTTGTTAATCTTCCTAATTTGAGAAGCCTTTACCTGAATGGTAATAATATTGTGAAGTTAACTCTTGATATGTTCCATGGCTTGCACAGCCTTGAGTATTTGTATTTCGAGTACAATGAGATACGAGAAATCCAGCCAGCTGCGTTCAGTTTAATGCCCTCCCTGCAGCTAGTCTTTCTCAACAACAACCTCCTCCAAACGTTGCCCATGGGAGCGTTCGCAGGTACCTCGCTGACACGCCTGAACCTGCGGAACAACTACTTTCAGTGCCTCCCAGTCACCGGTGTTCTAGAACACCTGCATGCTGTTGTCCAGATCGACCTGAATCAGAACCCCTGGGATTGCTCCTGCGACATCATCCCTCTCAAAGAGTGGCTGGACACGCTGAGCTTAGTGGTCATAGTCGGAGAAGTGGTGTGTAAGACCCCCGAGCTGGTCTCAGGAAAAGATTTACGCTCTCTGAATTCTGAAGTGATTTGCCCTGAGCTCCGACAGTCCTCGCTGTCTCCTGCTGAATCAGATAGTGGGTTTGTTACTACATATCCAGAGGTGGGGCCGCATCCGCCAAAAGGTGCAATACCCCTCTCCGTTCTCATTCTCAGCCTGCTGGTTCTTTTCGTGTCTGCTTTCTTTGCTGCGGCAGCTCTTTGCGCATATGCTCTTAAAAAGCGAGAAAAGCTACCCTTTAGGAAGCAAGGGGAAGTGGGTCTGGCGGGTATTCAGATGGAATGTGGAATATTTACAGAACAGCCACCCACCTTACCAGAGACTCCTCCTTCCAATCACGTGTATGATAGCATCGGTGCTTCCTCCTCACACATGTGCAGCAACCCCGTTTACAAAAGCAGACAGGAGGAGTCAGGGCAGAAGCATCCATTCTCAGAGACAAAAGAGAGTGGTTCGCACTACAGAACGCTGGTGGAGAAGGAAAAGGAGTGGACCATGGCAATCTCCAGCTCCCCTATTAACACTATTGTCACTGTCGGCATGCCATGTGGTGATATTGCCAGCTTCCATGAAAACGGAATTCTCTGCCCGACTGTCATTGATAGCCAAGGTCCCACGCCCAAGGTGGGATTAGTGGACAGTCTTTTTGTCACAACTTCCCAGTTTAGCAACCTgcctgacagacacacacaccctccCTCAGAGTATCCACATGCCAAACAGGATGCCAGACAAATGCAAATGATCACAAACACCACAGGGACAAGGACAGGATGTCCTAATCAAACCCAAAGTGATTACCCTGAGCTGAGGGCTAGACTCAAAACAAAGATGGATTACATTGATATGCTGGAGAGGTCATATCAATTCTAA